The Cinclus cinclus chromosome Z, bCinCin1.1, whole genome shotgun sequence genome contains the following window.
TACGAGGGCACGGCAGGGATGGCCATCACGGCGGCCCTggaggctggggcaggggaaggagcacCCCAGGCCCCATTTTCCAGGACTGAGATGCAGGTGCAGCCCCATGCAGAACAAGCGGCTTATAAGGAAACACCCCGTGGCCTTGCTCCTTGGGAGAGGGACGTGGAAATGTGTCCTGTGCCCCAGGGATACCCAGTCTTCCCGTGTAGTCTCAAGAGCAGGTCAAACTGAGAGAGCCAGGCTTCTtgaagctggagaagagaaggttctgagGAGACCTTAAGCAGCTTTCCAGTACCAGAAGGactgcaagagagctggagagggactttttacaagggtgTGAAgaggaggaatggcttcaaactgtcAGAGGGCAGGCTTAGTTTAGATATTCATCGTAGAATtgcagaatatcctgagttggaaggggcccactgggatcatcaaagtccaactcctggacttgcccaggacacccccaaCAATCCCATGTACCTGAGAACATTGTCCAAATACTTCCTGAACTCTGTCAATCTTGCTGCTGTGATCACTTCCTTGGGAAACCTTTCCAGTgctcaaccaccctctgggtgaaaaatcTTTCCTTAATATTTAACCTTAACCTTTTCTGACACagttccctcaggtcctgtcactgatcACCAGAGGGAAGAGATCACTGTCTGCCACTCTGCTTCCTCTTGTAGACTGTGATGaagtctcccctcagtctcctccaggcttgAACAAAGTGacctctgctgcttcccatatggcttttcctgttttagggagaaattattgcaaaagtggtgaggcactggcacaagttgcccagggaagctgtcagtgccccatccctggcagtctTCAAAGCAGAATTGGATGGGGCCCTGAACCATCTGGcctagtggaagatgtccctgtccttggcagGGGGCTTGGAATGAGATGACTTTAGGGTCCTTTACAACTCCATGACAtggctgcccagcccagccctggctgcatgTTTGAGCCAGCAGCCATTCCCACTGCTTGCTGCCCCAAAGCCAGGACTTTATGGTTCCCTCCTGCTGGAATGCCGGGATGCTGGCCTCAACACAGCTGCCCCTTGCCCTAAGTGTCTGGCAGTTCCACAACCCCCTGGGCTTTTGTTGCAGGTGGTGCCTCTGGGGACCCCACCAGGAAGTGACAGTTTCCATTTTGCATCACACCCGTCTGAGAAGTTGCTGGGAAAGGGTTGCCACTGCCCCTGtaggctgcagagcaggagacCTTGGAAGGGATGGAAGAAGGTGTCATGTATGCTGATCTGCGCTTTCCCCCCACTCCAGGTAATAGCCCCCAACTCTCTCAGTGGgttccctgccctctggcagccCCTTGCCTTCCCCAGAAATGTCCTTCCAGACCCACTTCACCCCTGCTCCCTCTTTTTGGGTCTCTTCTCTCATacagctcctctccagccctGTTGCAGACTGCCTGCTCTCAGGGTGGAGGACAGGAGGGATTCAAGGGCAGGGAATGCCCGCTGCACCCCCATGCCGCAGCATAGATatttcctctctctgctctccttgCCAAGCATTTTGTGCAGGGAGATAATTTCTAGTACAACCAAGCTGCTGCAAATGGGATCTCCCCCACTTTTCCCAGgttcctcctctgcctcctgacATTCCACCTGGGATTCACAGAAATTTCCTGGCTCAAGGTTCCCCActgctccctctctccctccatAGTGTACTTTAACTTCTTTTCTCAGCTCCTCAGCAGCAAATGCGCCTGCCCTGGTCCTGGGTAGCACTCAGCCTGGGTCTCCTCTCCCTGATGCTTCTGCTGGCACAAATCATCCTTGTCAGCCTGAGTTTCCACTGTAAGTACCAGCAATCCAGTGCCCAGGTCTCTATAGTGGGGGTCCTGGGGTCAGGGCTGGCACCATAGCACTTGTGTACTAACAgactgagctgcagcttccccaTGGAGCTGTGTCCTTCTGCTTGGGGCTGAGGGCATTGAGGGTTCTGGGGCAAGAAGGAAAATTGGTGAGAAAAGACACCATCTACGTGGCTGGAAAAGGAAGCTGGGGCGACAGCGTGGGCTTGGGGAAAGCCACTCTGTCACATGGCAatgaaagaaaggcaggagggtCAGCGCTGATACTGAAAGACAACAGCACTTTGGCTGAAAGCCTGTTGCATGGAAGGTTCCCAAGCAAAATTTGCAAGGACCTTGGCAGGCTTGGTGTACCTAAAGCAGGGGATACCTCATCTCCATGAGGCTGTCCTTTAGGAGAGGATagtgggtgctgctgggagcaggagcccaGAGTTGCTGGAACACACACCTGTGCTCTTCTGCTGTAGATTTAATGCAACAACAAACAAGCTGCACACACGGTCTCTGGAGTACAGAGGAGAGTCCCAGCTATGGGAAACAGACACTGGAAGGTAAGAGAGCCTGGTGGTCTCCTGGATAAGGTTTGGAGAGGGCCTTACTGCTTCTTTCAAGCAGTAGGATCTGTCCATACTTGAGGATGCTTCCCTGAGCTCTATCCCTACATATTCCTTCACCTTTACTGCCTAGCTTGTGGCATggagagctgccccagcacagctgaacagGCTGAACTGCTGGGACCCCTTTAGAAGAGATGAACCCAGATGGCTCAGTGTTACCTGGGCACGCCACCAGCACCAGGATCATGGATGCCACCAGCATCTGTGTGCAGATGACATCAGCTTCTGGTGCAGCTGAAACCTTAACTGAGTTCCCAGCACTTTGGAAATTGTGTTTGTGTCACCTCTCCAAACCTGCAGCTCCCCACCCTGCTCAATGCCAGCACCTTGTTGTAATTAGCCCCTCTTCCCAGTGCTCTGGGACTGGAAGGTTGGAGCTGGGCTCCCAAGTGAGGGCTAGTGCAGATTGGTCTCTGTGGGGCAGACATACAAACACGATGGGTTGGTTGGTGCCCTGACTGCCCACTGTCACTCTCCTGGTCCCTtgggctgggggctggaggCAGCCCCTGCCAACTGTCCCATCCCACGTGCTGTGTTTCTGGTATGCAGGACAATGCCAGTTTTGCCCGGTTGGCTGGCTCTGGGATGCGGGGCAGTGCTACTACTTCTCCTCTGCCAAaaagagctgggagcagagcagagaggactGCTGTTCCAGAGGGGCACAGCTCGTCACCATCCAAGCCAACACCACCTTGGTGAGtgcacccagcctggcctgtcCAGCTCCCTGTGACCATTGGGCTGTCCTGGTGACCACCTTGCAGTCCCTCAGCAATCACCCACACACAGCATTGTCTCAGCTTTCCTGGCCCATATGCCTAAAGTCTAGCAAAGCCTCCAGACAGGGATCTGGCAATGCTGTGCCCATACAGCACAGCCCCTATCACTGATGGTGTGGCTGGGCTGGATGTCCCCTCCGGGGTCTCATGTGGGTCCTCTCCTGTGTTAGGCTTTCCTGGTGCGCACAGCTAACATGGATGCCTTTCATGTGGGACTGAAGCAGGATGGCATCAGGTCTGACTGGAAGTGGCTGGATGGCACCATGATGGAAGGGTGAGACTATCAGCTTGTTTCCAGCTAGGCATGCTGAGGGTCCAGCAACAGAGCTCGGGGTGGTGACGGGGACAGGCATGCAGGGATATGATCCTTATTTTCGCCACCTCTTTTCTTCCCAGGACTGCACTGGAGCATTTTAGGGAAGGGGTGTTTTTATCAAGGGCCTGATCCTGGTGCCCACACTCTGCCTGGGTGATGGGCTGCAGGggatcccacaaaagcaggGTCTCAGTTTGCTTGGTGCTGAGCCCTTCTAGGATTGAGCTGGGGGTAATGGGGCTGGGGGTATCAGGGCATGTGGCCTAACTGGGAGGAGGTTGGCAGGAGACTGTGCTCCATGGCGAGGGTGGACTTGGCCCCCACAGCATCTCTCCCTGTGCAGTGTCTGgtccctggctgcaggagctgctgatgcGACAGCCTCTGTTCTTCCCGCCCATCCTGTCTCAGCCCACTCTCTCCCTTGCAGGATCTTCCCAATCCAGCGCTACACCAGGTCTTTCCAGGCATGTGGCAGGGTGTCAGGTTTGGGACTTTTAGGTGGTGCATGCACGGAAGCCCTCAGATGGATCTGCAAGCAGAGGGCAACCACTCTGCAGTGGCTCCAGTCCTCACCTCCTGCCTTCCTCTGGGGAAACACCACCTACAGCTGTGTGAGGCCCTGATGGCTGTGGTGACACCCCAGCCTATGCCACCACCCTGTTCCTTGCCTGACCTCTGTGCATGGGcattcccaggctctgctgcctcctggcCCAGACCTCTTTACCCTGCAGAACTCTGCACTTTGCCAAAAAATTCTGCCAATAACTGCAGCTGGCTTTGGGGTATGGGGGTGGTAGGATGGAGGTGTGTCCTCCAGCTGTCAGACTCAGTGGCTTCACTGATAAGTGGAAAATTGCATCTGGTGCTCTGTGGCCAGGAGCCAGCATTGAGCCAGAAGCAATCCAAGAATCCCCATGGCCCAATGGCAGCatgaagcagctcctgcacaggcTGGCACAGGTCCTGTGAATGCTCTGGGCTTTCTGATTTTGGTGATTGCCTGGTCTTTTACTTCTTGGGGCATGCTGCTGAGAGATGACCCTTGGCCTCTGCAGTCCCATGGAGGACttgggctggcagcagcttgtTTGCTGGTGCCTGCTTAGTCTGAGGAGGTTCCAGCAAACACCCTCACTTTATTTTGAGGCTGGGTGATGTGTGAGGGCCTAAAAGGCCTGCTAGGTCTTAATTTGGAGTTGTTTGGTCCCAGAGGCTGTTCTGGTTTTGGTATAGACCATTGGGTTGTTCCAGCAGTCTGCAGCTTTGACATGGATCTGTGTGGGACTCCCTCCCAGCACATGCAAAAGATCAAGTCCCCACAGCCAGTGCAGCCTGTCAGCCTGAGCAGGACTGGGAGGTGGAAGGTGATGCATGGGGAAGTGTAGCCCTGCTGTGGCCTATACTCATGGGCTTGGGCTCTTCACAGGCTGGGGACCTGAACACAGAGGATGCTGAGTGGGGGGAACTCattcaccccccccccacccaccccctAAAGTGAGAGCATActcaggaaaaaacccactttttGCAAATAAACCAACTACTTCTTCTTTTCTGCATATGAAGATGTGTCTCCACGCAGTATGGTCTTAGCCACATTTTGCCACCTTACCACAATGGAGAAGGACAGGACTGGGTtcttgggctgctgctgcccagctgcctGCATGGCCCAGGGTGTGGTCTACCCTGACCTACAGTTTGCTGAGACCCCTGCTCACTGTTCCCACgtgccctgcagaccccagtGAGGATGACATTCACTACAAGAACCTGCTTCTGGGGCCGGTACTGGCAGTGGCCAGGCTGTGTGAGAGCCCAGCTGCATTCTGCCACAGGGATATCCCAGCACAGGGTGAGCACTGGGTGATGGCAGTGGGACCATGGGGTGAAGCCCATGGGCATTCATTTTGTCACCGGTTTCTCATGGAAGTCTCAGATGTCTCATTCCACAAAGCCATTTATTCACAGCACAGTAACACCGAAACAGCTCGAGATGGTTCCTCTGAGGAGAGATGCCCAACAAGCAAACCCCCGGGCTTTTATCCCCTCAATGTCTACTTGTGCTCAAGccttgctcctcctcctcctcagttCTCTTCTCCTGCCCCATCTCTGTGTCCATCCACCTTGCTTACATTGCCCCTCTCTCTCCTTATCCAAAAGCATTTCCTAGCTCCTGATATGTCCATATATCTGTCTGGCACCACTCATCTTCCTGCCCT
Protein-coding sequences here:
- the LOC134056487 gene encoding killer cell lectin-like receptor subfamily G member 1, producing the protein MEEGVMYADLRFPPTPAPQQQMRLPWSWVALSLGLLSLMLLLAQIILVSLSFHYLMQQQTSCTHGLWSTEESPSYGKQTLEGQCQFCPVGWLWDAGQCYYFSSAKKSWEQSREDCCSRGAQLVTIQANTTLAFLVRTANMDAFHVGLKQDGIRSDWKWLDGTMMEGIFPIQRYTRSFQACGRVSGLGLLGGACTEALRWICKQRATTLQWLQSSPPAFLWGNTTYSCVRP